ttttctcATAATGGTCAGTTCCTTCTTAGCCAGGGTGGAGAAGCAAGGCATGGTACAGTACCTGGTGGTTATCACCCTGAAAACAAAGATTCCTGCTGTGCTCATGTGCCTGCCGATGCTTGGATAAAAGAGCTACCTCATCTCATGCTTGGAAAGGTCAAAGATAACCATTCAGATGCACGTGCACTTGAGAAGCAAGTCATCAATAAGGATGTGGCACTGCTAGAGAAAATTAAGTGTCTAAATATTAAAGCTAGAAATCTTCATAAAAAggacgtacccagtgccgtaggcttcccgcactgtgcggggtctggggaagggttgtttttaagccccaagccttacccacacaaatgtgtggaggctggggctcgaacccgggaccttccggttacagatggtaggctctaccgctgcaccaggcccgcccttcaaAAAGCTAGAAATCTTCATGCTGGTAACAAATCAGAAATATCTTCTTGCAGGGAATCCAAGGTCAAACACCCGGAAACCATTGATCTAGAAGCATATCATGTGACAAATGATCTTCCCTTCAGTGTTGTCATCAGTGATATCCCTTCTGCCTTTGACATGGCTAATTCGGTTTCTGAAAGCATTAATCATGTACCAATTGGTACATCAAATGTGTCTGCTGCTGCTAATCTTGTAGTGGTTGATCTGTCAGAAGGACACGTTACTAAATTCAGTGAAGGTAGAAAGCTAGGTGGATCTGCTGATAATCTTGTATGTGGAGTAGGGAATACTTCAAGAAACAATCGTCGTAGCTCTGTTATGGACACTGCATCTGATATTTGGGGACCTGGATGGGAAGAACACTCTGCAGTTGACTATTTGCAAGTTGCTATGACAAATACTCATGAAGATCAACCATTTGCTGGGGACATCTTGCAGCAGGTGCATGTGAGAACTGGTGATGACATGCTAAGTTCTCCTGATTATGAAATCCAGGTACATGCTTGTCATTTTGCATAATACCATGCAATTTTCCACCACTATCAATTAATGATGTGTTGTACTTACTCAGGAGGGTTACTAAACTGTcgtttacctttttttttttgataactgTCTTTGTACTGTTCATTCAGCTTTCAAGCAGAGGATTGTCTGCCCAACATGCAAGACAACTACAGAAAGAGGGGATGGGGAAACTTCAACAAAATGCAACAGCTCTTGCAAAACTGGAAGAATTAAACAGAAGTTCATTTGTACAGAATCAGAAGTTGAATGATATGccattacaagcagacaaaaatCTTCATAAACAAAGTGCTGGAGGTGATGGAACTACTAAGAATGATACTTCAACATCAGATACATGTTGTACTGCATCTGCTACAGCAAATGGCACAAAAACTTTTACAGTTCCTATCAGCTATGTTCCACCACCAGGCACTGCAGGTGTTAACAGAGGTCCTTTGACTCACAATGTAGTGCCTTCAGCCAAGAAAACTGACATTAACATGCTAGAACACACTGCCCAGAAATGGGGAGCACAGCCACATGACGGCAGTGCTCCAAATCATTTGCAGGTGGGTGATAGGGAAGGACTAGTTCATAAAAAAGAGAATATTTCAAGGGTCTCCACTCCAGCATCAGACACTGCAGATGCTAGCAATGGCCCTTTGATTCAAAATGTCATTCCTTCAGCCAAGAGCACTGCCATCAACATGATTCACATTGACCAGAAAGGTGCATCAGAGTCATGTGACAGCATGGCTCCAATGCTTTTGCAGATGAAGGATAAGAGAAGACAAGTTCATTCACAGGAAAGAATTTTAAGGGGCCCTCCAGCATCACAATCTGCAGGTGGGAACAATGGCTCTTTGATTCACAATGTCTTGCCTTCGCCAAAGAACAATGGCATCAACATGACAGGATATATTGTCCGGAAAAGTGCATCACAGTCACTAGAGAACAGTGCTCCAAAGCATTTGCAGATGGAGGATAGGAGAAGGCAAGTTCTTTCACAGGAGAGAGTTCTGAGGGAGCGGTCAAACATGGCTGAAAGTACAGAAAATATTATAACTGTTGCTGGGACTCTTGTGGAAACACAAAATGCTGAAGCTAAACCTCATGCGGACCTCTCAACCCAAAGCAAGAATAGAAGACCTGCTTCACAGCATGTGTTTGGTAATGAGAATACAGAAGCCTCAAGTGTGCATAAAACCCATGTATCAGGCGTTGTTATCAACAATGCTATAATCCCGGTGCAGGTTTCTTCTGTTAGAGGTTTTACTGTTGGGAGTATAATGCTTGGGGATGCTTCACTTGCATCTGTGAATCAGGAGAAAACAGTGGCCAAGAAAGTGCATGATGATGTAAAAAATAGGTGTGCAAGTCCTAAGCAGACAAAACAATCTGGAATGAATCAGCATGGTGTACAGCGTTTTAAGTCCGAGGCTGGTGGGCTGAACTGCATGGAAATACCTGCTCCCACCCAGCCATCTATGAATGAAAGCATTGTTTCACAGAATCTGGCACCAGTAAAAACAAGTGAAATGGAGAGGCATGCACATAAGCCTGCATGCAAAGAGCTGGGTCTGCAGAATCTGAAGCAAATGCTACTGGCAGATAACAACACATCTTCTGATAATTCGTCAACATCCAAATTGGATACTAAGACTCCTGACAAGAAGGCACTCGGTGCTCCCGCTGCTCCAGAAGCTGTGGTTCAAACAGAACCTGATAACCGGGAGGATGGGCAAACTAGCAAGCATCTAGGCAGGAGCAGTGCTGCTTCAAACCAAGGAATTATGAACAGTTCAGCCTCAGCAGCACCAGACCATAATGAACAGGAAACCAACTCGTTAGTATTAAAAATCATGCAGGAGTTATCTGATCAGTTGGACCAAGTAGAGAAGCAGCTCGAGTCCAGCACCCATGTCGCTAGCTCACAGCCAACCCAAATGATTTCGCTACCTGGCTATACTTGGGGAGAACATCATGCTATTCACGGTCGAAGGCAGTACCATGGCCAAAGAAACATGTGGATCAACTATGCCATGAACAGCCACATCGATGGGAGAGTCGTGACACAGAAGGCAGCTCTGCCTACCGCTCATCTGTTGCCCGGACCTGTCTCCGTTCCTGTTCCTCAGTACAACTACAATGTGCCTGGCGTCAACAGTGCTACAGGATGGATGTGGGACACCTCTGAAGGCGTACTGATATCTGACACTAGCGAAGTCCTGGGTCTCGGTACTGCAATTACCGCTGGAAGCATCGCCGAACCTACTCAGAACATATACAGGGTCGGCCAAGTTGATCTGCACGGTGCGGTTGGAGGCATGGCTTATGGAGCTGCTGTTGGTGCTGCGAGCCCTGAGGTCTGGTACCAGCCAGGTCTGGAACTTGAGCAGCTGAACCCGGCATGGTTCCCCCACGACGGCATGCACCACCACGGTGGCACTGGCGTGTACTTGCCGGGGATGGGCCATGGCGCTGGGGCGCAAactcatggcggcggcgctactgGATATGTGGCCGGACCAATGGTCGGTGTCGGGGGTCTCGATTACCTGCTGGTGCCAGTTGGGCCTCCCGTTGCTGCCTGGACTGGTACTGGGGGCACCACGGCGAGCGCAGGGCGTCCCGCTGAGGCTTGGGAAGCGGCTTACAGCAGCGAGCACATGTACTACTTCTGAACTCTGGTGGCCTGATGACTAGCTATTAGCAACACTTGTAGCATTGTCTTTCAGTTAGCAGCTCTTGTTGCTATAACTATACTTGCTTTGCTCACAACTCTGCATTGCTATACGTGGCGTCTGCGCTGCTTTGGAATCGTTGTGTTTCCAATTCATTCAATCATGTAATGAGATTGCTCCGCGCTCTTGCAGTGCCTTTTGCATCACTTTATTTATTGTCGGTGACTTGTGAGCATATTATTGTATATTGGCACATGAATGTTTTGAAGCATCCATCTGTATGGAGTATGTGATTTGGCGTTGGAGCATCTGTTTGCGTTTTGCTGTCTTCTTGCTTGGGTGAAACTTGATCACCAACAGATGATGAAATGCAATTAGCGTGCCACTTTGGTAGCTGAATTATCGTGAGAGCTAATAATGTGGTGTGCTCACGAGCGTGTTTGGGAAGCAGATAGCAAGACACAGAGGATTGTCTGAAACAGAAAGCATCACACTCCCTGTATGCCCAGGAGAGGTCAGGTGAGGGCATGGATGGGAAGGGCACTTTACAGTTGATGACTCTTTGCCAGTTATgatgaaaatgaaaaattcaTCAAGACCATTCTTTTCCCAACAACACCTCACAGAAGGAGCATGTGAGTATGACAACTGCTGAAGTCCAGGTATGTCATTCTACTACTGCTGCATGAGCCCTTAGATCTTTATTATAAAGATGACACGTTGCTATGGACTCTTTTTTGGAGTACTTGCACACGGTCATCTTGTAACTACCATGCAAGCTTGTTAACGATATTAAGACCGCTTTTCTTACTTGCAGGAATGCCACTACTCATTTATGTCATCTTGTAACTATGTAGTTGATAGATGGATATCTTCCAAAAGTTGCACTGTTTTTCATATAGAATGTGATCTTCAGTGTCTAGGTTTACAGTTCCTTAGGTTTCCTATAGGCACCCACCCCCAGTTCCCCTCCCTTAACTATAATGTTCACTTCTGTTGCCTTCATATTTCTGATTCCTTAATAAAGTACCCAAGACAGTTGCCTATATATGAAAAATGAGATATTACACGGAGGCAAACAACTGTAGAAAAATAGATGTCCTCTGTCTATGAATTTTGTATTTGCTGTCGTCAACTTGTGTTTATTTGTGTATTCCGCATTCAAGAAGGGAGTTGTCTGCCCAACGTTGTAATCAATTGCA
This genomic interval from Panicum virgatum strain AP13 chromosome 8K, P.virgatum_v5, whole genome shotgun sequence contains the following:
- the LOC120645269 gene encoding uncharacterized protein LOC120645269, with the translated sequence MAAGTARAPAADKRWGFAAAAAAPTRTPAVGVPGTAPRPSNMSARRDDLPWGERTMSPAPNAWGSSSLLSLKNDRGSGSFGNINDRPSTGGSSRTSTDGSDLLDSPLARGGTMHDSTSVISHLQIADLRSGSSQFPCSQTSFSDVLKAPLRTIAKRRPTSYGKGFTLSADDFPVLVSKNSQSNIQQGHSFQGRPTFSSVTMAARDEQRKIPITGGDPVSATNFSMEAQPAQLHAAQTPDICMPPPCVDYWNPPPDHPPDRNAIWHGGAASYGPCKPADTPGSFFESFSHNGQFLLSQGGEARHGTVPGGYHPENKDSCCAHVPADAWIKELPHLMLGKVKDNHSDARALEKQVINKDVALLEKIKCLNIKARNLHAGNKSEISSCRESKVKHPETIDLEAYHVTNDLPFSVVISDIPSAFDMANSVSESINHVPIGTSNVSAAANLVVVDLSEGHVTKFSEGRKLGGSADNLVCGVGNTSRNNRRSSVMDTASDIWGPGWEEHSAVDYLQVAMTNTHEDQPFAGDILQQVHVRTGDDMLSSPDYEIQLSSRGLSAQHARQLQKEGMGKLQQNATALAKLEELNRSSFVQNQKLNDMPLQADKNLHKQSAGGDGTTKNDTSTSDTCCTASATANGTKTFTVPISYVPPPGTAGVNRGPLTHNVVPSAKKTDINMLEHTAQKWGAQPHDGSAPNHLQVGDREGLVHKKENISRVSTPASDTADASNGPLIQNVIPSAKSTAINMIHIDQKGASESCDSMAPMLLQMKDKRRQVHSQERILRGPPASQSAGGNNGSLIHNVLPSPKNNGINMTGYIVRKSASQSLENSAPKHLQMEDRRRQVLSQERVLRERSNMAESTENIITVAGTLVETQNAEAKPHADLSTQSKNRRPASQHVFGNENTEASSVHKTHVSGVVINNAIIPVQVSSVRGFTVGSIMLGDASLASVNQEKTVAKKVHDDVKNRCASPKQTKQSGMNQHGVQRFKSEAGGLNCMEIPAPTQPSMNESIVSQNLAPVKTSEMERHAHKPACKELGLQNLKQMLLADNNTSSDNSSTSKLDTKTPDKKALGAPAAPEAVVQTEPDNREDGQTSKHLGRSSAASNQGIMNSSASAAPDHNEQETNSLVLKIMQELSDQLDQVEKQLESSTHVASSQPTQMISLPGYTWGEHHAIHGRRQYHGQRNMWINYAMNSHIDGRVVTQKAALPTAHLLPGPVSVPVPQYNYNVPGVNSATGWMWDTSEGVLISDTSEVLGLGTAITAGSIAEPTQNIYRVGQVDLHGAVGGMAYGAAVGAASPEVWYQPGLELEQLNPAWFPHDGMHHHGGTGVYLPGMGHGAGAQTHGGGATGYVAGPMVGVGGLDYLLVPVGPPVAAWTGTGGTTASAGRPAEAWEAAYSSEHMYYF